From the genome of Chelonia mydas isolate rCheMyd1 chromosome 2, rCheMyd1.pri.v2, whole genome shotgun sequence, one region includes:
- the TUBB6 gene encoding tubulin beta-6 chain isoform X3 yields the protein MGTLLISKIREEYPDRIMNTFSVMPSPKVSDTVVEPYNATLSVHQLVENTDETYCIDNEALYDICFRTLKLTTPTYGDLNHLVSATMSGVTTSLRFPGQLNADLRKLAVNMVPFPRLHFFMPGFAPLTARGSQQYRALTVPELTQQMFDAKNMMAACDPRHGRYLTVATVFRGPMSMKEVDEQMLAIQNKNSSYFVEWIPNNVKVAVCDIPPRGLKMASTFIGNSTAIQELFKRISEQFSAMFRRKAFLHWFTGEGMDEMEFTEAESNMNDLVSEYQQYQEATANDGEETFEDDEEEINE from the coding sequence ATGGGAACGCTACTCATTAGCAAAATCAGAGAGGAATATCCAGATAGGATAATGAATACATTTAGTGTCATGCCCTCTCCAAAAGTCTCTGACACAGTGGTGGAGCCTTATAATGCTACACTCTCAGTCCACCAGCTGGTTGAAAACACAGATGAAACCTACTGCATTGATAATGAAGCTTTGTATGACATTTGTTTCCGCACCCTGAAGCTCACCACCCCAACGTATGGAGATTTAAACCATTTGGTGTCTGCTACAATGAGTGGAGTAACTACATCATTGCGTTTTCCAGGCCAGCTAAATGCTGACCTTCGAAAACTGGCAGTAAATATGGTGCCATTCCCACGCCTTCACTTTTTCATGCCAGGGTTTGCTCCTTTGACAGCCCGAGGCAGTCAGCAATACCGAGCACTCACTGTTCCAGAGCTCACTCAACAGATGTTCGATGCCAAAAACATGATGGCAGCCTGTGACCCAAGACATGGACGATATTTAACAGTAGCAACAGTATTCCGAGGTCCCATGTCCATGAAAGAGGTTGATGAACAGATGCTGGCCATCCAAAACAAGAACAGCAGCTACTTTGTGGAATGGATCCCAAATAATGTCAAAGTGGCAGTTTGTGACATCCCACCCCGTGGCCTCAAGATGGCCTCCACCTTCATTGGCAACAGCACAGCGATTCAAGAGCTCTTCAAAAGGATCTCTGAGCAGTTCTCTGCCATGTTTAGGAGAAAGGCTTTCCTCCACTGGTTTACAGGAGAAGGGATGGATGAGATGGAATTTACAGAAGCAGAAAGCAACATGAATGacctggtttcagagtaccagcagTACCAAGAAGCTACGGCAAATGATGGAGAGGAAACATTTGAAGATGATGAGGAAGAGATCAATGAATAA
- the TUBB6 gene encoding tubulin beta-6 chain isoform X2, whose translation MDSVRSGPFGQLFRPDNFIFGQTGAGNNWAKGHYTEGAELVDSVLDVVRKECEHCDCLQGFQLTHSLGGGTGSGMGTLLISKIREEYPDRIMNTFSVMPSPKVSDTVVEPYNATLSVHQLVENTDETYCIDNEALYDICFRTLKLTTPTYGDLNHLVSATMSGVTTSLRFPGQLNADLRKLAVNMVPFPRLHFFMPGFAPLTARGSQQYRALTVPELTQQMFDAKNMMAACDPRHGRYLTVATVFRGPMSMKEVDEQMLAIQNKNSSYFVEWIPNNVKVAVCDIPPRGLKMASTFIGNSTAIQELFKRISEQFSAMFRRKAFLHWFTGEGMDEMEFTEAESNMNDLVSEYQQYQEATANDGEETFEDDEEEINE comes from the exons ATGGACAGTGTGAGATCTGGTCCTTTTGGTCAACTGTTTCGACCTGATAATTTCATCTTTG GACAAACAGGTGCAGGAAATAACTGGGCCAAAGGACACTATACAGAAGGAGCAGAGCTGGTAGATTCAGTGCTTGATGTTGTAAGAAAAGAATGCGAACATTGTGATTGCTTGCAAGGATTTCAGCTCACTCATTCCCTTGGAGGAGGAACAGGTTCTGGCATGGGAACGCTACTCATTAGCAAAATCAGAGAGGAATATCCAGATAGGATAATGAATACATTTAGTGTCATGCCCTCTCCAAAAGTCTCTGACACAGTGGTGGAGCCTTATAATGCTACACTCTCAGTCCACCAGCTGGTTGAAAACACAGATGAAACCTACTGCATTGATAATGAAGCTTTGTATGACATTTGTTTCCGCACCCTGAAGCTCACCACCCCAACGTATGGAGATTTAAACCATTTGGTGTCTGCTACAATGAGTGGAGTAACTACATCATTGCGTTTTCCAGGCCAGCTAAATGCTGACCTTCGAAAACTGGCAGTAAATATGGTGCCATTCCCACGCCTTCACTTTTTCATGCCAGGGTTTGCTCCTTTGACAGCCCGAGGCAGTCAGCAATACCGAGCACTCACTGTTCCAGAGCTCACTCAACAGATGTTCGATGCCAAAAACATGATGGCAGCCTGTGACCCAAGACATGGACGATATTTAACAGTAGCAACAGTATTCCGAGGTCCCATGTCCATGAAAGAGGTTGATGAACAGATGCTGGCCATCCAAAACAAGAACAGCAGCTACTTTGTGGAATGGATCCCAAATAATGTCAAAGTGGCAGTTTGTGACATCCCACCCCGTGGCCTCAAGATGGCCTCCACCTTCATTGGCAACAGCACAGCGATTCAAGAGCTCTTCAAAAGGATCTCTGAGCAGTTCTCTGCCATGTTTAGGAGAAAGGCTTTCCTCCACTGGTTTACAGGAGAAGGGATGGATGAGATGGAATTTACAGAAGCAGAAAGCAACATGAATGacctggtttcagagtaccagcagTACCAAGAAGCTACGGCAAATGATGGAGAGGAAACATTTGAAGATGATGAGGAAGAGATCAATGAATAA
- the TUBB6 gene encoding tubulin beta-6 chain isoform X1 → MREIVHIQAGQCGNQIGTKFWEVISDEHGIDPAGGYAGDSALQLERINVYYNESSSQKYVPRAVLVDLEPGTMDSVRSGPFGQLFRPDNFIFGQTGAGNNWAKGHYTEGAELVDSVLDVVRKECEHCDCLQGFQLTHSLGGGTGSGMGTLLISKIREEYPDRIMNTFSVMPSPKVSDTVVEPYNATLSVHQLVENTDETYCIDNEALYDICFRTLKLTTPTYGDLNHLVSATMSGVTTSLRFPGQLNADLRKLAVNMVPFPRLHFFMPGFAPLTARGSQQYRALTVPELTQQMFDAKNMMAACDPRHGRYLTVATVFRGPMSMKEVDEQMLAIQNKNSSYFVEWIPNNVKVAVCDIPPRGLKMASTFIGNSTAIQELFKRISEQFSAMFRRKAFLHWFTGEGMDEMEFTEAESNMNDLVSEYQQYQEATANDGEETFEDDEEEINE, encoded by the exons ATGAGGGAAATTGTACACATCCAGGCAGGCCAGTGTGGAAACCAAATTGGAACTAAG TTTTGGGAAGTGATCAGTGATGAACATGGCATCGACCCAGCAGGAGGCTACGCTGGTGATTCAGCGTTGCAGCTGGAGAGAATCAATGTCTACTATAATGAATCATCCT CACAGAAATATGTACCCAGAGCAGTCTTAGTGGACTTGGAGCCAGGAACCATGGACAGTGTGAGATCTGGTCCTTTTGGTCAACTGTTTCGACCTGATAATTTCATCTTTG GACAAACAGGTGCAGGAAATAACTGGGCCAAAGGACACTATACAGAAGGAGCAGAGCTGGTAGATTCAGTGCTTGATGTTGTAAGAAAAGAATGCGAACATTGTGATTGCTTGCAAGGATTTCAGCTCACTCATTCCCTTGGAGGAGGAACAGGTTCTGGCATGGGAACGCTACTCATTAGCAAAATCAGAGAGGAATATCCAGATAGGATAATGAATACATTTAGTGTCATGCCCTCTCCAAAAGTCTCTGACACAGTGGTGGAGCCTTATAATGCTACACTCTCAGTCCACCAGCTGGTTGAAAACACAGATGAAACCTACTGCATTGATAATGAAGCTTTGTATGACATTTGTTTCCGCACCCTGAAGCTCACCACCCCAACGTATGGAGATTTAAACCATTTGGTGTCTGCTACAATGAGTGGAGTAACTACATCATTGCGTTTTCCAGGCCAGCTAAATGCTGACCTTCGAAAACTGGCAGTAAATATGGTGCCATTCCCACGCCTTCACTTTTTCATGCCAGGGTTTGCTCCTTTGACAGCCCGAGGCAGTCAGCAATACCGAGCACTCACTGTTCCAGAGCTCACTCAACAGATGTTCGATGCCAAAAACATGATGGCAGCCTGTGACCCAAGACATGGACGATATTTAACAGTAGCAACAGTATTCCGAGGTCCCATGTCCATGAAAGAGGTTGATGAACAGATGCTGGCCATCCAAAACAAGAACAGCAGCTACTTTGTGGAATGGATCCCAAATAATGTCAAAGTGGCAGTTTGTGACATCCCACCCCGTGGCCTCAAGATGGCCTCCACCTTCATTGGCAACAGCACAGCGATTCAAGAGCTCTTCAAAAGGATCTCTGAGCAGTTCTCTGCCATGTTTAGGAGAAAGGCTTTCCTCCACTGGTTTACAGGAGAAGGGATGGATGAGATGGAATTTACAGAAGCAGAAAGCAACATGAATGacctggtttcagagtaccagcagTACCAAGAAGCTACGGCAAATGATGGAGAGGAAACATTTGAAGATGATGAGGAAGAGATCAATGAATAA